One genomic segment of Prochlorococcus marinus str. MIT 0919 includes these proteins:
- a CDS encoding DNA gyrase/topoisomerase IV subunit A: MEERLQAISLHQEMQRSYLEYAMSVIVGRALPDARDGLKPVQRRILFAMQELGLTPERPYKKCARVVGDVLGKYHPHGDQAVYDALVRLVQNFACRYPVLDGHGNFGSVDDDPPAAMRYTETRLAPIAHEAMLSEIGSNTVEFSPNFDSSQQEPVVLPAQLPFLILNGCSGIAVGMATNIPPHNINEVINALIELIKKPQLSEERLLKLIPGPDFPTGGEILIGSGVKDTYLKGKGSIPMRGIAHIEEINRGKGKHKKNAIVITELPYQLSKSNWIEKLADMVNNSKIEGIADIRDESDRDGMRILVELRRDSNPEKVLKHLYQKTGLQSNFGATLLAIVNGQPKQLSLKEFLNIFLEYRELTIIKRTKNELLKTNERLELVKGLLKALENLKSVINMIETARDAMEARTRLMVRLELSEKQAEGILAMPLRRLTNLETQSLYNECDALETKKSSLEIVLNQREKLLNTMIEEFKYLKKKFGSKRKTKLIEDGDKLLAERNANQRPNAELQRKNAYEELPKENKLVIQHDYEVKIISPRVLGRLHLNESCNLGDSPIPTKLIWPIQENPKIVVITDSGKVALLKWEFAGLQPGKIEKFLPTVLEKETINTLIPLGTNKDLSIGLLTNDGKFKKLPIEEILDISGRAASILKLKEEIKLKSAVICNSRSNLIIGTNIGRVLKIEMNEKSIPSMGKLAQGSTIMKLFPGEEIVGAISVDNSQKEDLIMVTKNGGFIKYSISSLRNCKKGDLGDINIELKETKNNDNMIIQIFNSNNLAGIITSKGKYGRIDQEQMNSLCLNKLDHSLLQLDSDEYIKEIVPLIDIINYSFLNN, encoded by the coding sequence ATGGAAGAGCGCCTTCAAGCTATATCTCTGCATCAAGAAATGCAGCGTTCTTATCTCGAGTACGCGATGAGCGTAATCGTAGGTAGGGCTTTGCCTGATGCTAGAGATGGATTGAAACCAGTTCAACGCCGCATATTATTTGCTATGCAAGAACTTGGTTTAACTCCGGAAAGACCATACAAAAAATGTGCTCGTGTTGTAGGAGATGTACTCGGTAAATATCACCCTCATGGAGATCAAGCCGTATATGACGCACTAGTAAGACTCGTACAAAATTTTGCTTGTAGATATCCAGTTCTTGATGGTCATGGAAATTTTGGATCGGTAGATGATGATCCGCCAGCAGCAATGAGATATACAGAAACTCGATTAGCGCCTATTGCTCATGAAGCAATGCTTAGTGAAATTGGGTCAAATACAGTTGAATTTTCTCCTAATTTCGATTCTTCTCAACAAGAACCTGTTGTACTGCCAGCCCAGTTACCATTTCTTATCTTAAATGGTTGTTCAGGAATAGCCGTTGGGATGGCTACAAATATTCCTCCACACAATATTAATGAAGTGATAAATGCCTTAATAGAATTAATTAAAAAACCACAATTATCCGAAGAAAGATTATTAAAGTTAATTCCTGGCCCTGACTTTCCAACTGGAGGAGAAATACTTATAGGAAGTGGTGTAAAAGACACATATTTAAAAGGAAAAGGAAGCATACCAATGAGAGGAATAGCACATATAGAAGAAATCAATAGAGGGAAAGGAAAGCATAAAAAAAATGCAATTGTTATCACAGAATTGCCCTATCAGTTAAGTAAATCAAATTGGATAGAAAAGTTAGCAGATATGGTTAACAATTCAAAAATAGAGGGTATAGCTGATATTCGCGACGAAAGTGATAGAGATGGAATGAGAATCTTAGTTGAATTGCGTAGAGATAGTAACCCAGAGAAAGTTCTAAAGCACTTGTATCAAAAAACAGGTCTTCAAAGTAATTTTGGAGCAACATTATTAGCTATAGTTAATGGTCAACCAAAACAACTTTCCTTAAAAGAATTTCTAAATATTTTCCTGGAGTATAGAGAATTAACAATAATAAAAAGAACAAAGAATGAGCTATTAAAAACAAACGAAAGACTTGAATTAGTAAAAGGTTTACTAAAAGCATTAGAAAATCTAAAAAGTGTAATAAATATGATCGAAACAGCAAGGGATGCAATGGAGGCAAGAACAAGACTAATGGTTAGGTTAGAACTATCAGAGAAACAAGCTGAAGGAATATTAGCTATGCCCTTAAGGAGATTAACTAATTTAGAAACACAAAGTTTATATAATGAATGTGATGCACTTGAAACAAAGAAAAGTTCTCTAGAAATAGTTCTCAATCAAAGGGAAAAATTATTAAATACTATGATTGAAGAATTTAAGTATTTAAAAAAGAAATTTGGTTCTAAAAGAAAAACGAAATTAATAGAAGATGGTGATAAGTTGTTAGCAGAAAGAAATGCAAATCAAAGACCTAATGCTGAATTACAAAGAAAAAATGCTTATGAAGAGTTACCTAAAGAAAACAAGCTCGTTATTCAGCATGATTATGAAGTAAAAATAATAAGTCCAAGAGTACTAGGTAGATTACACCTTAATGAAAGTTGTAATCTTGGCGATAGCCCAATACCTACAAAACTAATATGGCCCATTCAAGAAAATCCAAAAATTGTTGTAATTACAGACTCTGGTAAAGTCGCTCTTTTAAAGTGGGAATTTGCTGGGTTACAACCAGGAAAGATAGAAAAGTTTTTGCCTACTGTATTAGAAAAAGAAACTATAAATACTTTAATTCCTTTAGGTACTAATAAAGATCTCAGTATTGGTCTATTAACCAATGACGGTAAGTTTAAAAAACTGCCTATTGAAGAAATATTAGATATTTCAGGTAGAGCTGCATCAATCCTAAAATTAAAAGAAGAAATAAAACTCAAATCAGCTGTGATCTGTAACTCGAGAAGTAATTTAATAATCGGAACAAATATAGGTAGGGTTCTAAAAATAGAAATGAACGAAAAGTCAATCCCTTCCATGGGTAAACTTGCTCAAGGTTCAACGATAATGAAACTATTTCCAGGTGAAGAAATAGTAGGAGCTATTTCAGTAGACAACTCCCAAAAAGAAGACTTAATAATGGTGACAAAAAATGGTGGTTTTATAAAATATTCTATTTCTTCTCTTAGAAACTGCAAAAAAGGTGATTTAGGTGATATTAATATTGAATTAAAAGAAACTAAAAACAATGATAATATGATTATTCAAATTTTTAATAGTAATAACTTAGCGGGTATAATAACCTCAAAAGGGAAATATGGCCGAATTGATCAGGAACAAATGAATAGCCTGTGTTTAAATAAATTAGATCACTCTCTTTTACAATTAGATAGTGATGAATATATTAAAGAAATAGTTCCCTTAATCGATATAATTAACTACTCATTTCTAAATAATTAG
- a CDS encoding tetratricopeptide repeat protein, with product MFKNTILFIKKRRFIILAIIFFNLFIPIGGSSAFTPTIYEPNVNELKRTGIKIGQIAAKFIRFGPTKEGTNLAKLAVALNPEEIELWMILAEGEMRRNNLEEALSSIQKAKSYNPKIASLWFAEASIALNQNKPENAIDAIKNGLKLEPNNSTAYFQLGNANLILKNHKSALDAFIEASKINPNFWQSINNQGLVLYELNKIDKAIAKWKEALSITNDAEPKLALAAALNKKDLGNIESIELVKEALSLNPNYVSYQHQKEQLWGDKLQEATEELFKNPKLEKTINEALANSDFENK from the coding sequence ATGTTTAAAAACACTATTCTTTTTATAAAAAAGCGAAGATTTATAATATTAGCGATTATTTTTTTTAATTTATTCATACCTATTGGGGGGTCATCTGCTTTTACACCAACTATCTATGAGCCTAATGTAAATGAATTAAAAAGAACTGGAATTAAAATTGGGCAAATAGCTGCTAAATTTATTAGATTTGGACCAACAAAAGAAGGTACTAATTTAGCAAAACTAGCCGTTGCACTTAACCCAGAAGAAATAGAGCTTTGGATGATTCTTGCTGAAGGAGAAATGAGAAGAAATAATTTAGAAGAAGCTCTTTCATCGATTCAAAAAGCTAAGTCATATAATCCCAAAATAGCTAGTCTTTGGTTCGCAGAAGCTTCTATAGCCCTTAATCAAAATAAACCTGAGAATGCTATTGATGCAATTAAAAATGGATTAAAATTAGAACCGAATAATTCAACAGCATATTTTCAATTAGGCAATGCAAATCTAATTTTAAAAAATCATAAGTCTGCCTTAGATGCATTTATAGAGGCATCAAAAATAAACCCTAATTTTTGGCAATCGATTAATAATCAAGGTCTAGTATTATATGAATTAAATAAAATAGATAAAGCTATAGCTAAATGGAAAGAAGCATTAAGTATTACTAATGATGCCGAACCTAAGCTTGCATTAGCAGCGGCACTGAATAAGAAGGACTTAGGCAATATAGAATCAATAGAACTTGTCAAAGAAGCTCTTTCTCTTAATCCCAACTATGTATCTTATCAGCACCAAAAAGAACAGCTTTGGGGTGATAAATTGCAAGAAGCAACAGAGGAACTCTTTAAAAATCCAAAACTCGAAAAAACAATAAATGAAGCCTTAGCAAACTCCGATTTTGAAAATAAGTAA
- the queG gene encoding tRNA epoxyqueuosine(34) reductase QueG: protein MPLSQDQLSLELKKQAKLQGFNPVGIARIPGSNRINLRTASLQRWLKAGNQGDMGWMEAPRRQNIESLLKDVKSVLVVGLNYFIDQTGTAQDKPLVARYAWGNDYHQVLEKRLGKIGRWLESEIKDCKWKICVDSKPLLEKAWAEEAGIGWIGKNSNLINESKGSWIVLGNLLCTVALTPDNPSIPLCGKCDKCIEACPTAAITEPFVINSNKCIAYHNIENRNREIPENIAKAMGKWVAGCDICQDICPWNQKKLESSKDPDVQPRDWILNLTKQQIKEWDEATWKQKLKGSALKRIKPWMWKRNAKLINTKDDFD from the coding sequence ATGCCGCTAAGCCAAGATCAATTAAGTCTCGAGCTAAAAAAACAAGCAAAACTGCAAGGTTTTAACCCTGTAGGTATAGCAAGAATACCTGGTAGCAATCGTATCAATCTTAGAACAGCATCATTGCAAAGATGGTTAAAGGCAGGGAATCAGGGAGATATGGGATGGATGGAAGCACCTAGGCGACAAAATATCGAAAGCCTTCTAAAAGATGTTAAAAGCGTTTTGGTAGTAGGGCTAAACTATTTCATAGATCAAACAGGAACAGCTCAAGACAAGCCACTTGTTGCTCGATACGCTTGGGGCAATGATTATCATCAAGTTTTAGAAAAAAGACTTGGGAAAATAGGCAGATGGCTAGAAAGTGAAATTAAAGATTGCAAATGGAAAATTTGCGTGGACTCCAAACCACTTTTAGAAAAAGCATGGGCAGAAGAAGCTGGTATTGGATGGATTGGGAAAAATAGTAATCTTATAAATGAAAGCAAAGGATCTTGGATCGTATTAGGAAATTTACTTTGCACCGTAGCATTAACGCCTGATAATCCCTCAATTCCTCTTTGCGGAAAATGTGACAAATGTATAGAAGCATGCCCAACAGCAGCAATTACAGAGCCGTTTGTAATTAACTCAAACAAATGTATTGCTTATCACAATATTGAAAATCGGAATAGGGAAATACCTGAAAATATTGCCAAAGCAATGGGAAAGTGGGTCGCTGGGTGTGATATTTGCCAAGATATATGTCCTTGGAACCAAAAAAAACTAGAAAGTAGCAAAGACCCAGATGTGCAGCCTCGTGATTGGATTCTAAATTTAACCAAACAACAAATAAAAGAATGGGATGAAGCGACATGGAAGCAAAAATTAAAAGGGTCCGCTTTAAAGCGGATTAAACCTTGGATGTGGAAACGTAATGCAAAATTAATAAATACAAAGGATGATTTCGACTAA
- a CDS encoding DUF502 domain-containing protein, protein MVQSSPRQDLSLASRLQQDLKNDLIAGLLVVIPLATTIWLSTIVSRFVLAFLTSIPKQLNPFITLNPLLQDLINLALGLTVPLLGILLIGLMARNFVGRWLLEFGEGTLSRIPLAGSVYKTLKQLLETFLRDNSKRFRRVVLVEYPREGLFSVGFVTGLVGPSLQPELNEPLLSVFIPTAPNPTTGWYTLVPEASVKDLNISVEDAFRTIISAGIVNPDERNNTINTSFSSLFAQLKSNTSQSSVSNQS, encoded by the coding sequence TTGGTGCAGTCATCTCCCAGACAAGATCTTTCTCTAGCTTCTAGGCTTCAGCAAGACCTTAAGAATGACCTTATAGCGGGATTGCTTGTTGTCATACCTTTGGCCACAACAATTTGGCTGTCAACGATTGTGAGTCGCTTTGTACTTGCTTTTTTAACTTCTATTCCAAAGCAATTAAATCCATTTATTACTCTTAATCCCCTTTTACAAGATCTGATAAACCTTGCACTTGGCTTAACGGTTCCTTTGTTAGGAATTCTTTTGATTGGTTTAATGGCTAGGAATTTTGTTGGTAGGTGGTTGCTTGAATTTGGAGAAGGGACACTTTCAAGAATTCCTTTAGCAGGTTCTGTTTATAAAACTTTGAAACAACTATTAGAGACCTTCCTTCGTGATAATTCAAAAAGATTTAGAAGGGTTGTCTTGGTTGAGTATCCAAGAGAAGGGTTGTTTAGCGTAGGTTTTGTGACTGGATTGGTAGGACCGTCTCTTCAGCCAGAATTAAACGAACCCTTGCTTAGTGTTTTCATACCAACTGCTCCGAACCCAACTACAGGCTGGTACACTCTTGTCCCAGAAGCATCTGTTAAGGATTTAAATATTTCAGTAGAGGATGCGTTTAGAACAATTATTTCTGCAGGTATTGTTAACCCTGATGAAAGAAATAATACTATTAATACAAGTTTTTCTAGTTTATTTGCTCAATTAAAATCAAATACATCACAATCTTCTGTTTCTAATCAGAGTTGA
- the nusB gene encoding transcription antitermination factor NusB, with protein MQSRSIAREISLLVLGQTSHIQVDSLNEISINDLLSLGLETLFNHWRDQLDTCANQLESAKEKLSDSELVENDTKVQISTIRSYLQSSLSHSEDLLNNLSDVIELSTLLSLSEQPNIRKDAIKRVALVLEDIKGIDNAINNVMEGWRLKRLPKIDQDILRLAYIDIYILRVPIPIACNEAVNLANRYSDEQGRKMINGILRRLHSSYSTNIA; from the coding sequence ATGCAGTCTCGATCTATTGCTAGAGAAATTTCCCTTTTGGTTTTAGGCCAGACTTCACATATTCAAGTTGATAGTTTAAATGAGATCTCTATAAATGATTTATTGAGCTTGGGTTTAGAGACTCTTTTCAACCATTGGAGAGATCAATTAGATACTTGTGCAAATCAGCTTGAATCAGCTAAGGAGAAATTATCTGATAGTGAATTAGTTGAGAATGACACTAAGGTTCAAATTTCAACTATTAGAAGTTATTTGCAGAGCTCTTTGAGTCATTCAGAAGATCTTTTGAATAATCTTTCGGATGTTATAGAATTGTCTACTTTATTATCATTATCTGAACAGCCTAATATTCGAAAAGATGCTATAAAAAGAGTTGCCTTAGTGCTTGAAGATATAAAGGGAATTGATAATGCAATAAATAATGTAATGGAAGGCTGGCGCTTGAAACGACTACCAAAAATTGATCAGGACATTTTGAGACTTGCTTATATAGATATTTATATTTTAAGAGTTCCAATCCCTATTGCTTGTAATGAAGCTGTGAACCTTGCTAATCGTTATAGTGATGAACAGGGTCGAAAAATGATTAATGGTATTTTGAGAAGACTTCATTCATCTTATTCAACTAATATTGCCTAA
- the ftsY gene encoding signal recognition particle-docking protein FtsY — protein MDYDDSQSGSIESSSNTNSQKNPILNDQETLDWAKKAYAKLKQKQEEEKITITETLKENALDNNLLKSSNEVSPVEFSQENNNFDNSLPQQEKVPIDHESEVKDIGEFDDSFTWSAGILAAQGRNPDDISYEDINWLTRLRQGLEKTRQGFVTDLLEKFGDDPLTPEILDDLEILLLRADVGVSATDQIINALRRRLNEEVLDAKEGYRFLKEQLCKIVDKPIKDSGKNLLAPTHNRLNIWLLVGVNGVGKTTTLGKLANLSLRSGYSALIAAADTFRVAAVEQVKVWADRSGVSVVANETPNADPAAVVFDAIGAAKSKEIELLLVDTAGRLQTKNNLMEELAKITKIINRIAPDALVESLLVLDASQGQNGLSQAMSFAKSANLTGVVMTKLDGSSRGGVAFAIATEANLPIRFIGAGEGLRDLKPFNSFEFVEALLVNR, from the coding sequence ATGGATTACGATGATTCACAATCAGGATCGATTGAAAGCTCGTCTAATACAAATTCACAGAAAAATCCTATTTTAAATGATCAGGAGACATTGGATTGGGCAAAAAAAGCATATGCAAAATTAAAACAGAAGCAAGAAGAAGAAAAAATTACTATCACTGAAACACTAAAGGAAAATGCTTTAGATAATAATTTATTAAAATCATCTAACGAAGTTTCGCCTGTTGAATTTTCACAGGAAAATAATAATTTTGATAATTCTCTGCCTCAGCAAGAAAAAGTACCGATAGATCACGAGTCTGAGGTAAAGGATATAGGTGAATTTGACGATAGCTTTACTTGGTCTGCAGGAATATTAGCTGCTCAGGGTAGAAATCCTGATGACATATCTTATGAAGATATCAATTGGTTAACACGCTTAAGACAAGGACTGGAAAAAACTCGACAAGGCTTTGTCACTGATTTACTAGAGAAATTTGGAGATGATCCACTTACTCCAGAAATTTTAGATGATTTAGAAATTTTGCTTTTAAGAGCCGATGTAGGTGTTAGTGCAACTGACCAAATTATTAATGCCTTAAGACGAAGATTAAACGAAGAAGTTTTAGACGCTAAAGAGGGTTATCGATTTCTTAAAGAACAACTTTGTAAGATCGTTGATAAACCTATTAAAGATAGTGGGAAGAATTTATTGGCTCCCACGCATAATCGTTTAAATATTTGGCTATTGGTGGGAGTTAATGGTGTGGGAAAAACCACAACTTTAGGTAAGCTTGCAAATCTTTCATTACGAAGTGGGTATTCTGCTTTGATAGCTGCAGCAGATACTTTTCGAGTTGCTGCTGTAGAGCAAGTTAAAGTTTGGGCTGATAGAAGTGGAGTCTCAGTTGTTGCTAATGAGACACCTAATGCTGACCCGGCAGCAGTGGTTTTTGATGCTATTGGTGCTGCCAAGTCAAAAGAAATAGAATTATTATTAGTTGATACTGCTGGCCGCTTGCAAACCAAAAATAATTTAATGGAAGAATTGGCGAAAATTACGAAGATTATTAATCGAATTGCACCAGATGCTTTGGTCGAATCTTTGTTAGTGCTTGATGCTAGTCAAGGTCAAAATGGCCTCAGTCAGGCAATGTCATTTGCAAAGTCTGCAAACTTAACGGGTGTCGTGATGACTAAGTTGGATGGTTCTTCACGGGGAGGTGTAGCTTTTGCAATAGCAACAGAAGCTAATCTTCCAATAAGATTTATAGGTGCTGGAGAGGGCTTACGAGATTTGAAACCTTTTAATAGTTTCGAGTTTGTTGAGGCTCTTTTGGTAAATCGTTGA
- a CDS encoding PP2C family protein-serine/threonine phosphatase, which translates to MTNNQVSQQSQKPFQNISQSSAAYSSIRELLDSLAKEQNRNQQLLASLGFALRHFTNLNRFLDLVPVIASRLVCLEGVLLVPFHLHGVIWKEQIRITSPDKSQSLIRKLQGFSRGQISGFAFEEDHLLAMDSLVQAHMPGSGIYATSLVSRGRHYGRLYAFDRKGTLVASDVNRRHIQIIADLTAVAIENDLFIQETRKHESVDRQLSIGAEIQAQLLPDHCPIIEGIELAARCRPAFQVGGDYYDFMPTRPELLGRRRERGRWALVVGDVMGKGIPAGLLMTMLRGMLRAEVLSGLPPDRILHDLNQLALDDLAQSHRFVTLFYSDYDPRSHKLRFANAAHNPPLLWKADKQSVSRLDAPGLLIGLQPDADYVCGEITLDPGDVLLYYTDGVTEALGMNGDRFDETRLIALLEEVSTQSLSAQAILEKLFKRLDRFVGNENQLEDDASMVVLKVGEGLLLPKVNNSLN; encoded by the coding sequence CTGACTAATAATCAAGTAAGCCAACAGTCTCAGAAACCTTTTCAGAATATTTCACAATCTTCTGCTGCTTATTCATCGATACGCGAACTGTTAGATAGTTTGGCGAAAGAACAAAATCGTAATCAGCAATTATTAGCTTCTCTTGGCTTTGCTTTAAGACATTTTACTAATTTAAATAGATTTTTAGACCTTGTTCCAGTCATTGCCTCTCGATTGGTTTGCCTAGAAGGGGTTTTGTTAGTCCCTTTTCATTTGCATGGAGTTATATGGAAAGAACAAATCAGAATTACTTCTCCTGATAAATCTCAGAGCTTGATAAGGAAACTTCAAGGATTTTCTCGAGGTCAAATAAGTGGCTTTGCTTTCGAAGAAGATCATTTACTTGCTATGGATTCCCTTGTGCAAGCTCATATGCCAGGTTCGGGTATCTATGCTACTTCTCTTGTCTCTCGAGGTAGGCATTATGGAAGACTTTATGCTTTTGATCGTAAAGGTACTTTAGTTGCTAGTGATGTGAATAGGCGTCATATTCAAATTATTGCTGACTTAACAGCTGTAGCAATTGAAAATGATCTTTTTATTCAAGAGACCCGTAAGCATGAGAGCGTAGATAGACAATTAAGTATTGGTGCTGAAATACAAGCCCAATTACTTCCTGACCATTGTCCAATTATTGAAGGTATTGAACTTGCTGCGCGATGCAGGCCAGCTTTTCAAGTTGGTGGAGATTATTATGATTTTATGCCTACTCGACCTGAGCTTCTTGGACGAAGACGAGAGCGTGGTCGTTGGGCTTTGGTTGTAGGGGATGTAATGGGAAAGGGAATACCTGCAGGGTTATTAATGACAATGCTTCGTGGAATGTTGAGAGCTGAGGTTTTAAGTGGTTTACCACCAGATCGTATTCTTCATGATTTAAATCAGCTTGCCTTAGATGATTTAGCTCAGTCACATAGATTTGTTACTCTTTTTTATTCCGATTATGATCCGAGGTCTCATAAGTTGCGCTTTGCTAATGCTGCGCATAACCCACCATTACTGTGGAAAGCCGATAAACAATCAGTTTCTAGGTTAGATGCTCCTGGCTTGTTGATTGGTCTTCAGCCGGATGCGGATTATGTATGTGGGGAAATTACTTTAGATCCAGGGGATGTTCTTTTGTATTACACAGATGGTGTTACTGAAGCATTGGGAATGAATGGAGATCGATTCGATGAAACAAGATTGATTGCTTTGCTTGAAGAAGTATCTACTCAATCTTTAAGTGCTCAAGCAATATTAGAAAAGCTTTTTAAACGTCTCGATCGTTTTGTTGGCAATGAAAATCAATTGGAAGACGATGCTTCTATGGTTGTTCTCAAAGTTGGCGAGGGATTGTTGCTTCCTAAAGTAAATAATTCTTTGAACTGA
- the argH gene encoding argininosuccinate lyase, translated as MVKTWSDRFEEGLNPFIERFNASIAFDFVLLEEDLDGSIAHARMLGRTGIISLEEASQLESGLEKIRLEAAKGQFLPKQDDEDVHFAVENRLIDLLGPLGKKLHTARSRNDQVATDIRLWLRRRIDGLVLDLTKLQKILLVRAEDNLYTLIPGYTHLQRAQPISLAHHLLAYIEMLQRDKERLIDLRIRVNTCPLGAAALAGTSFPIDREFTAEQLGFKNIYLNSLDAVSDRDFAVEFTAAASLIMVHLSRLSEEIILWATEEFGFVRLTDRCSTGSSIMPQKKNPDVPELIRGKSGRVFGHLQALLAMMKGLPLAYNKDFQEDKEALFDSVSTVTDSVKAMTILLDEGLEFCIDRLGSVVNSDFSNATDVADYLVSKNVPFREAYQVVGRLVKLCLNDKILLKDLSIDQWKEIHPLFDRDIHERLIPQQVVASRVSQGGTGFDQISEQLLAWSNRFSSSKE; from the coding sequence TTGGTTAAAACTTGGAGTGATCGATTTGAAGAAGGATTAAATCCTTTCATAGAGCGTTTTAATGCTTCTATTGCTTTTGATTTTGTTCTTTTGGAAGAAGACCTAGATGGCTCTATTGCTCACGCAAGAATGCTTGGGAGAACAGGTATCATATCCCTTGAAGAAGCCTCTCAGCTTGAAAGTGGTTTAGAAAAAATACGATTAGAAGCTGCAAAAGGTCAGTTTCTTCCAAAGCAAGACGATGAAGATGTTCATTTCGCAGTTGAAAATCGTTTAATAGATTTATTAGGGCCGTTAGGGAAAAAATTACACACTGCTCGTAGTCGAAATGATCAAGTAGCTACAGATATACGACTTTGGTTACGTCGTCGGATAGATGGACTTGTTTTAGATTTGACTAAGCTTCAGAAGATTTTGTTAGTGAGAGCAGAAGATAATTTATATACACTTATTCCTGGATACACTCATTTACAAAGAGCGCAACCTATATCTTTAGCTCACCATTTACTTGCATATATTGAAATGTTGCAGAGGGATAAGGAGCGTTTAATTGATTTAAGAATAAGAGTTAATACTTGCCCTTTAGGAGCAGCCGCTTTGGCTGGAACTTCTTTCCCAATTGATAGAGAATTTACAGCAGAGCAACTAGGTTTTAAAAATATTTATTTAAATAGCCTTGATGCTGTGAGTGATCGTGATTTTGCCGTTGAATTTACGGCAGCAGCTTCACTGATAATGGTTCATTTGAGTAGATTGTCTGAGGAAATTATTCTTTGGGCTACTGAAGAATTTGGGTTTGTTCGTTTAACTGATCGATGTTCTACAGGCAGTAGTATCATGCCTCAAAAAAAGAATCCAGATGTTCCAGAATTAATAAGAGGTAAATCTGGCAGGGTGTTTGGTCATTTACAAGCTTTATTAGCAATGATGAAAGGCTTACCTTTGGCCTATAACAAAGATTTCCAAGAAGATAAAGAAGCTCTTTTTGACTCAGTAAGTACTGTTACAGACTCTGTTAAGGCTATGACTATTCTTTTAGATGAGGGTCTTGAATTTTGTATAGATCGTCTCGGATCAGTAGTTAATTCTGATTTTTCTAATGCGACAGATGTTGCTGATTATTTAGTCTCTAAAAATGTTCCTTTTAGAGAGGCTTATCAAGTAGTTGGTCGTTTAGTGAAGCTTTGTCTAAATGACAAAATCTTGCTAAAGGATCTTTCCATTGATCAATGGAAAGAAATACATCCTCTTTTTGATCGGGATATACATGAAAGGTTGATTCCGCAACAAGTCGTAGCTTCAAGAGTGAGTCAGGGAGGCACTGGTTTTGATCAAATTTCTGAACAGTTGCTTGCTTGGAGTAATAGGTTTTCTTCTTCAAAAGAATAA
- a CDS encoding RNA recognition motif domain-containing protein produces the protein MSIFVGNLPFRAEQEDVIQLFAPFGEVANCSLPLERDTGRKRGFAFIEMADEAAETAAIEALQNAELMGRPLRINKAEPRGGGGGGPRRGGGGGYGGGGGYGGGGGYGGGYGGGGGGGYGGGGGYGGQGGGGYSGQGGGGYSGQGGGGYSGQGGGGYSGQGGGGYGGGYGGQGGGGYGGQGGGGYSGGGTDQDSAQRSSGAKGWEDRSYGSSDSTDRDENRSRRRRGGSVETDNSQADYGGAEG, from the coding sequence GTGAGTATTTTTGTTGGCAACTTGCCCTTCCGCGCTGAGCAGGAAGATGTTATTCAATTGTTTGCTCCTTTTGGAGAGGTGGCAAACTGTTCTTTACCACTAGAACGCGACACAGGTCGTAAAAGGGGTTTTGCATTTATTGAAATGGCTGATGAAGCTGCTGAAACTGCAGCGATAGAAGCTCTTCAAAACGCAGAATTAATGGGACGTCCATTAAGAATTAACAAAGCAGAGCCTCGTGGCGGCGGCGGCGGCGGACCTAGAAGAGGCGGCGGTGGCGGCTACGGCGGCGGCGGTGGCTACGGCGGTGGCGGTGGCTACGGCGGTGGCTACGGCGGTGGCGGTGGCGGTGGCTACGGCGGTGGCGGTGGCTACGGCGGTCAAGGTGGCGGTGGCTACAGCGGCCAAGGCGGCGGTGGCTACAGCGGTCAAGGCGGCGGTGGCTACAGCGGTCAAGGCGGCGGTGGCTACAGCGGTCAAGGCGGCGGCGGCTACGGCGGCGGCTACGGCGGTCAAGGCGGCGGCGGCTACGGCGGTCAAGGCGGTGGCGGCTATAGCGGGGGTGGAACTGATCAGGATTCTGCCCAACGTTCTTCTGGTGCTAAAGGTTGGGAAGATCGCAGTTATGGTTCATCTGATTCAACAGATAGAGATGAAAATAGAAGCCGACGCAGACGTGGTGGCTCAGTAGAGACTGATAACTCTCAAGCTGATTACGGTGGCGCTGAAGGGTAA